The Schistocerca gregaria isolate iqSchGreg1 unplaced genomic scaffold, iqSchGreg1.2 ptg000665l, whole genome shotgun sequence genome includes a window with the following:
- the LOC126318290 gene encoding uncharacterized protein LOC126318290: protein MSLTGDVKLPIDIDEFNSIMEITKSLQKRIGTNALPEDGSKPPFRPVTTTVMKMSFSCMLEKIRRIKDEFLEADTEDASIKLKTACDIIRSMGSALYNFVNMSRWILHFISMPELEKPANALTCKFLDAFISFAFFLVATPDRAKSRQSLDKMWNYIEELNSLPWYTSLKQHIILILAENQAMESFAATLQTEFQHPAIIYEDEMQYKNDNVRQIEENRCIIPSCILIVRTVERFYNYLVALLKKIEENKMLKESELKLQQIDRLVLELREQTHKSIDSKHQKIDVIVTCHQQIMNLMDKVISVLEEVPDLKDKREYINMLQVTTRRLYETAQERLNSKQVEYKLKPTVTLYEKNF from the exons ATGTCCCTCACGGGTGATGTGAAGCTCCCGATTGACATTGACGAGTTTAATTCTATTATGGAAATCACAAAATCCTTGCAAAAAAGGATTGGAACAAACGCTTTGCCTGAAGATGGCTCGAAGCCTCCTTTTCGGCCAGTGACTACTACAGTCATGAAAATGAGCTTCTCTTGCATGCTCGAGAAAATACGCAGAATTAAAGACGAAT TTCTAGAGGCTGATACCGAAGATGCTTCCATTAAACTGAAAACGGCCTGCGATATTATTCGGAGTATGGGAAGT GCATTGTACAATTTTGTAAATATGTCTAGGTGGATACTTCATTTCATCTCTATGCCTGAGCTTGAAAAACCGGCGAACGCCCTGACCTGTAAATTTCTCGATGCGTTTATCTCCTTTGCTTTTTTTTTGGTAGCTACACCCGACCGAGCCAAATCCAGACAATCCCTCGACAAAATGTGGAATTACATCGAAGAATTGAACAGTCTGCCTTGGTACACCAGCCTGAAACAACACATCATATTAATCCTTGCCGAGAATCAGGCGATGGAGTCCTTCGCCGCCACGCTTCAAACCGAGTTTCAGCACCCTGCTATCATCTATGAAGATGAAATGCAGTACAAGAATGATAATGTGAGACAAATAGAAGAGAACAGATGCATTATTCCAAGTTGCATCCTTATCGTTAGAACTGTGGAAAGATTTTACAATTATTTGGTCGCCCTGCTCAAGAAAATCGAAGAAAACAAAATGCTCAAAGAGAGTGAACTAAAACTTCAGCAAATAGACAGGTTGGTGTTGGAACTGAGAGAACAAACGCACAAGTCAATAGATTCTAAACACCAAAAGATAGACGTTATAGTGACGTGTCACCAACAAATCATGAATCTAATGGATAAAGTGATATCCGTGCTAGAGGAGGTACCTGATCTCAAAGATAAGCGGGAGTACATAAACATGCTACAAGTCACGACAAGAAGACTATATGAAACCGCTCAAGAGCGACTGAATAGCAAGCAGGTTGAATACAAGCTCAAGCCAACAGTGACGCTATacgaaaaaaatttttaa
- the LOC126318274 gene encoding uncharacterized protein LOC126318274, which yields MDLSKSLKHVKSLHLYKKRSTIFRPNILVFAIIYVSVVGIYFKVFGVIDSCVFALLAVVAALNLISFLFVYWSIEWATLMNYSSSDIQNAGFVKVVPENPQKGKKELVPLIRDKNDVLFYYQKQKYVFDFGEHTFIKITSPVSLSLCTYLDSEGHQSQSAVEEALRKYGKNVFDIPLPSFWELYLEQLLAPFFVFQVFCVALWCLDDYVYYSVFILCMLTLFEALTAKTRLNNVLVFRGMKILERPVSVYRNNTWKKILSGDLVPGDLCIILGNSGQQVIPCDMLLLSGGCITNEAMLTGESTPQMKTSIQSLGDDELQCPLSLMKHKHHIVFGGTSILQHSNPEHQDRKNLVKDGCLGYVLRTGFNTSQGKIVRTILYSSERVTQNNREMFFFICMLLFFALCSSFYVLKTGLADPLRKRWKLFLECAMIITSVVPPELPMELSLAINTAMLSLARESVFCIEPFRILYSGKADYCAFDKTGTLTCENLTMKGFVQIDEPLLRSLSAARKDLEAGEQKFTAESNAGSQSLSVQKQPRSRNFKNNKSSFKALSKPAVQKVSTHSAHATGVLDYVAYTKVADIPLNSLFVIMGCHSLDILNDNIIGDPLEITAVKYISCSVHNGHMTTLPKRQITVKIHRHFHFDSSIKSMATIVSASRGNELKVLVKGAAEVVQSYLSSVPKNYEYVYKTLTFFGGRVIALAWKDLPSTAMDSIKTMDRKSVESELTFAGFLVFDCPLKHDSYEAISVLNNSGHQTVMITGDAALTACEVSRRLHIVNKPVLILQKNQNEDTMTWVSNDEKQSFEFQVDQVSDLAKEFDLCITGSAIRQLFLLPNSENFISHIRIFARASPEDKTQIIILAKKAGFTTLMCGDGTNDTGALKKAHVGIALLLNANDPRLQNLGRNNLFSKSDTHTLTGQRSKNEKLNKVMKKLETDLNESTIVQLGDASIAASFTSKGASILPVLSIIRQGRCTLVTAMQMFKILALNSLINAYGLSVLYLDGIKYGDIQITISALTTTMCFFSISRSKPLKEISSERPVSKIFCPYMLCSVLGQSAIHLISLIFVVSQSQTIPKPAPDAAFEPNLVNSSVFLISSSQQLMTFLINYQGYPFMQSIYENKTFFYTIICMASIIIISATQLIPEFNTSFELVPFTPRFSIMLILMILIEFFCTWLLELGCKKWLK from the exons ATGGACCTGTCTAAAAGTCTCAAACATGTTAAGAGCTTGCACTTGTACAAGAAGCGCAGCACAATTTTCCGACCAAATATCCTTGTGTTTGCTATCATCTATGTCTCAGTTGTTGGGATTTATTTCAAGGTGTTCGGTGTAATTGATTCATGCGTATTCGCGCTTTTGGCAGTGGTAGCTGCTCTCAACTTGATCAGTTTCCTGTTTGTCTATTGGTCAATTGAGTGGGCAACATTGATGAATTATTCTTCG TCTGATATTCAAAATGCCGGCTTTGTCAAGGTTGTCCCAGAAAACCCTCAAAAGGGCAAAAAGGAACTTGTGCCGCTGATAAGAGACAAAAACGACGTACTTTTTTACTACCAAAAACAGAAATATGTGTTCGACTTTGGGGAACATACGTTCATAAAAATAACATCTCCTGTTTCGTTAAGTCTTTGTACATATCTTGATTCAGAAGGACATCAAAGTCAATCAGCCGTCGAAGAGGCactccgaaaatatggaaaaaacgttTTTGATATTCCATTACCTAGTTTTTGGGAGCTCTATTTGGAGCAGCTATTAGCCCCCTTCTTCGTTTTCCAAGTATTTTGCGTCGCACTTTGGTGCCTCGACGACTACGTCTACTATTCAGTATTCATATTGTGTATGCTGACCCTATTCGAAGCTCTAACTGCCAAGACACGGCTCAATAACGTCTTGGTATTTCGTGGCATGAAAATTCTGGAAAGACCTGTTTCAGTGTATAGAAACAACACTTGGAAAAAAATTTTAAGTGGTGATTTAGTTCCTGGAGATTTATGCATAATTTTGGGCAATAGCGGACAGCAAGTGATCCCCTGCGACATGCTTTTGCTTTCAGGTGGTTGCATCACAAATGAGGCCATGTTAACAGGCGAATCAACACCGCAAATGAAAACCTCGATTCAAAGCCTTGGCGACGATGAATTACAATGCCCACTAAGTTTAATGAAACACAAGCATCACATTGTCTTCGGCGGTACGAGTATACTCCAACATTCGAATCCAGAACACCAAGATAGAAAAAATCTGGTCAAGGATGGGTGCCTAGGTTATGTCCTTCGTACCGGGTTCAATACCTCTCAGGGAAAAATCGTACGTACCATCCTCTACTCTTCGGAACGAGTGACCCAAAACAATCGCGAAATGTTTTTCTTCATCTGCATGCTTCTCTTCTTCGCGCTTTGCTCTTCATTCTACGTCCTTAAAACGGGCCTTGCGGACCCCTTGCGCAAACGCTGGAAGCTCTTCTTAGAATGCGCAATGATCATCACCAGTGTCGTTCCACCGGAGCTGCCGATGGAGCTATCTCTCGCCATCAATACGGCAATGCTCAGCTTGGCTCGAGAAAGCGTTTTCTGTATAGAACCCTTTCGAATTCTGTACTCTGGGAAAGCTGATTACTGCGCCTTTGACAAAACAGGAACATTGACATGCGAAAACCTGACTATGAAAGGCTTTGTGCAAATTGACGAACCATTGCTCAGATCACTATCAGCAGCCAGAAAAGATCTTGAAGCGGGCGAGCAAAAGTTTACAGCAGAAAGCAATGCTGGTTCGCAATCCTTATCCGTACAAAAGCAGCCTAGAAGTCGTAATTTCAAGAACAACAAATCCAGTTTTAAAGCGCTATCAAAACCCGCTGTACAGAAAGTGTCCACGCACTCGGCCCATGCAACAGGCGTTCTAGATTATGTTGCATACACAAAGGTCGCCGATATTCCATTGAACTCGTTATTCgtcataatgggctgccattctctggACATATTGAACGACAACATCATTGGGGACCCACTCGAGATTACTGCCGTCAAATACATTAGCTGCAGCGTACACAACGGACATATGACGACCTTGCCCAAACGGCAAATAACGGTCAAAATACACCGTCATTTTCATTTCGATTCGTCCATCAAATCCATGGCCACCATCGTCTCCGCATCGCGCGGCAACGAATTGAAAGTCTTGGTTAAGGGCGCAGCTGAGGTTGTTCAGTCTTACCTCTCCTCGGTTCCCAAGAATTACGAATATGTATACAAGACATTGACTTTTTTCGGCGGGCGCGTCATTGCACTGGCATGGAAAGACTTACCAAGCACGGCCATGGATAGCATCAAAACAATGGATCGTAAAAGTGTAGAAAGTGAACTGACCTTCGCTGGATTCTTGGTCTTCGATTGTCcactcaagcacgactcatacGAGGCAATCTCGGTTTTAAACAACTCCGGCCACCAAACCGTCATGATCACCGGAGATGCTGCACTTACTGCATGCGAAGTGTCGCGTAGACTACACATTGTCAACAAGCCTGTACTCATACTACAGAAAAACCAAAATGAAGACACCATGACGTGGGTCTCAAACGATGAAAAACAGTCCTTCGAATTTCAAGTAGACCAAGTTTCTGATCTCGCCAAAGAATTCGACCTGTGCATAACAGGCTCAGCAATCCGTCAGCTCTTTTTACTGCCCAATTCGGAAAATTTTATCTCTCACATTCGTATTTTCGCACGCGCTTCTCCAGAAGACAAGACGCAGATCATCATTCTGGCTAAAAAAGCCGGCTTCACAACTTTGATGTGCGGTGATGGAACCAACGACACCGGAGCCCTTAAAAAGGCTCATGTTGGTATCGCTCTGCTGTTAAACGCAAATGACCCCCGCCTACAAAACCTTGGTAGGAACAATCTCTTTTCGAAGTCTGATACTCACACTTTGACTGGCCAGAGGTCTAAAAATGAAAAACTCAACAAAGTAATGAAAAAACTCGAAACGGATCTCAACGAGTCGACTATCGTACAACTCGGAGATGCGTCGATCGCCGCCTCATTCACATCTAAAGGTGCTTCTATATTACCTGTTCTCAGCATCATCCGACAGGGTCGTTGTACACTCGTAACAGCGATGcaaatgttcaaaattcttgccTTAAACAGTCTAATCAACGCCTATGGACTCAGCGTGCTATACTTGGATGGAATCAAGTATGGCGATATACAAATAACAATTTCAGctcttacgacgacgatgtgtttcttcagtatctctcgcTCTAAGCCACTAAAAGAGATATCCAGTGAACGTCCAGTATCAAAGATTTTCTGCCCCTACATGCTTTGCTCTGTCCTAGGACAGTCTGCCATACACTTGATATCTCTTATTTTTGTAGTTAGTCAGAGCCAAACCATCCCCAAACCAGCACCCGACGCAGCGTTCGAGCCAAATCTGGTCAATAGTAGTGTTTTTTTGATTAGCAGCTCACAGCAACTGATGACATTCCTCATTAATTACCAGGGATATCCATTTATGCAGAGCATCtatgaaaacaaaacatttttctATACCATCATCTGTATGGCAAGCATCATCATCATATCGGCGACACAACTAATTCCAGAATTTAATACTAGCTTCGAGCTCGTACCATTTACCCCGAGGTTTTCTATCATGTTAATTCTCATGATCCTCATAGAATTTTTTTGCACTTGGCTTCTAGAattagggtgcaaaaaatggctgaaatga
- the LOC126318358 gene encoding uncharacterized protein LOC126318358, whose product MIQISPNGPVSSLLEKHYRLGGGIEGDLGVLDGGGGMLDGGGGMLDGGGGMLDGGGGMLDGGGGMLDGGGGMLDGGGGMLDGGGGMLDGGGGMVDGGGMVDGGGMVDGGGMVDGGGMVIDGDGMVDGGGMVIDGDGMVDGGGMVIDGDGMVDGGGMVIDGDGVVDGDGVVDDDGVVSDGGRIIDDGGRMIDGGGGILGCDDDAGMLGEDAGEPDSCGDDKIWRGGSLDA is encoded by the coding sequence ATGATACAGATATCTCCGAACGGACCTGTCAGTTCGCTCCTTGAGAAGCATTACCGGCTGGGTGGCGGAATCGAAGGGGATTTAGGGGTACTAGATGGTGGTGGTGGAATGTTGGATGGTGGTGGTGGAATGTTGGATGGTGGTGGAGGAATGTTAGACGGTGGTGGTGGAATGTTGGATGGTGGTGGTGGAATGTTGGATGGTGGTGGTGGAATGTTAGACGGTGGTGGTGGAATGTTGGATGGTGGTGGTGGAATGTTGGATGGCGGTGGTGGAATGGTAGATGGTGGTGGAATGGTAGATGGTGGTGGAATGGTAGATGGTGGTGGAATGGTAGATGGTGGTGGAATGGTAATTGATGGTGATGGAATGGTAGATGGTGGTGGAATGGTAATTGATGGTGATGGAATGGTAGATGGTGGTGGAATGGTAATTGATGGTGATGGAATGGTAGATGGTGGTGGAATGGTAATTGATGGTGATGGAGTAGTAGATGGTGATGGAGTAGTAGATGATGATGGAGTAGTAAGTGATGGTGGTAGAATCATAGATGACGGGGGTAGAATGATCGATGGTGGAGGCGGGATCCTAGGTTGTGACGATGATGCTGGAATGTTAGGTGAAGATGCCGGTGAGCCGGATAGCTGTGGTGATGATAAGATATGGCGGGGTGGAAGCTTAGATGCCTGA
- the LOC126318293 gene encoding pyridoxal kinase-like yields MSAIRVLSIQSHVVHGYVGNRCTSFALQIHGADVDIINSVQLSNHTGYSTWTGEAVGADQIWELYQGLIRNDLTDYTHVVTGYINEPSVLSAVEKIVRDLKIRNPSIKYFCDPVLGDLGKLYPLVPREMVDIYRDRILALAHVVKLNQTELEHLVCQKITCLDHVLLAIDKLHQLDNIAMVVVSSVFLEKDKIMIIGSKKTENSGPNASFQRYLMTINQVKENFIGTGDLFTSLLLVWTEKKDFSEAIRYTVSALQDVINVTVQQLPTVSLKFKEIKLVQSREFLLNPTLLDPPTEIRPLD; encoded by the exons ATGTCGGCCATACGGGTCCTCTCTATTCAGTCACAT GTTGTTCACGGCTACGTTGGCAACAGGTGCACCTCGTTCGCCCTGCAAATTCATGGCGCTGATGTGGACATCATCAACTCCGTCCAGCTGTCAAATCACACCG GCTATTCAACTTGGACAGGTGAGGCGGTCGGTGCAGACCAAATTTGGGAACTGTACCAAGGTCTTATTAGAAACGACTTAACTGACTACACGCATGTTGTTACTG GGTACATCAACGAACCGTCAGTGCTGTCAGCCGTTGAAAAAATTGTCAGGGACCTGAAAATCAGGAACCCAAGCATCAAATATT TCTGCGATCCGGTTTTGGGCGACCTTGGAAAGCTGTATCCACTAGTTCCTCGAGAAATGGTCGACATATACAGAGATCGCATTTTGGCATTGGCTCACGTTGTTAAGCTCAATCAAACTGAGCTCGAACATCTCGTCTGTCAGAAAATAACCTGTTTGGACCATGTTCTTTTAGCCATCGACAAGCTGCACCAACTGGATAACATAGCTATGGTCGTTGTATCTAGCGTGTTTCTTGAAAAAGACAAAATTATGATTATCGGCTCAAAAAAAACAGAAAACTCTGGACCAAATGCATCGTTTCAACGCTACTTGATGACGATCAACCAGGTGAAGGAAAACTTCATTGGAACAGGTGATCTGTTTACTTCGTTGTTGTTGGTGTGGACAGAAAAAAAGGACTTCTCGGAAGCTATTCGATACACTGTTTCGGCATTACAAGACGTCATCAACGTCACGGTTCAACAGTTGCCCACTGTTTCATTGAAATTTAAGGAGATCAAACTTGTTCAAAGCAGAGAATTTTTGCTAAACCCCACTCTGCTAGATCCCCCTACCGAAATCAGACCTCTTGACTGA
- the LOC126318281 gene encoding cullin-3-like: MASARPRVAIKPFRHQTKLERPQQDTWMLLKNAIEQIFTRKAETLSYEELYRSAYNMVLNKYGEKLYRGLQEVISEHFDKVYASLKDKKDILKAVDTTWQESQVSIIMIRNILLYMDRMYVPQNNLMHVYDLCLETFRTRVILREPIRTSLLETFFCMVSREREGETIDRVLMKNISTMFVDLGTNSQNMYEETLERPFLEISRNYYKQEAEFYISQYDCSQFLKRVEMRLKEERCRVQSYFDSQTEAKIIDVVKDTLIASHLKALFEMEGNEVCLLRDDRIDDLRRMYTLFKLVSRGHLMMKNTMSNYLKKCGYEIVNTEEYKGKDNTYIPALLKLKAKFDYILEHAFENNSDFHHALNQAFEYILNLDSHAPEYLSLYIDELLRKGFKEIGEVEVDKILDNVMALFRFIQEKDVFERYYKQHLAKRLLSNRVGSEIEKGVISRLKNECGYQFTSKLEGMFNDINTSCDTTAVFKNYLEKSGKTPLLNGIDLNVHVLTMGFWPMHLVYARCIVPAELEICCNTFNQFYYDNHTGRRLSWIMHMGTADLRAHFDARRHELSVLTIQMCILLLFNRHDTLTLPEIQDSVGLSGSELSRHLATLSHSRHRVLIKEEPADGPTRYTFNSKFKHKLHCVKIMHVMKKETDSEREITKKSVEEDRNFLIEAAIVRTIKMRKSIEHNHLVLEVTRQLSSRFRPNPALIKKRIELLIEREYMERSPQDKNVYIYLA; encoded by the exons ATGGCTAGCGCGAGACCAAGGGTAGCTATAAAGCCATTTCGGCACCAGACTAAGCTGGAGCGTCCTCAGCAGGACACATGGATGTTGTTGAAGAACGCCATTGAGCAGATTTTTACAAGAAAGGCCGAGACCCTGAGCTACGAAGAACTGTACAG AAGTGCTTACAACATGGTCCTTAACAAGTATGGA GAGAAGCTTTATCGAGGTCTTCAGGAAGTTATATCGGAACATTTTGACAAGGTATATGCGTCGCTGAAGGACAAAAAGGACATACTGAAAGCGGTTGACACAACGTGGCAGGAAAGCCAAGTTTCGATCATTATGATACGTAACATTTTGTTGTATATG GATCGTATGTACGTTCCACAGAACAATTTGATGCACGTGTACGACTTGTGTTTGGAGACGTTCAGGACGAGGGTCATTTTGAGGGAGCCGATTAGAACCTCCTTGCTGGAGACGTTTTTTTGCATGGTGTCAAGAGAGCGCGAGGGAGAGACGATAGATAGAGTGCTGATGAAGAACATTTCGACCATGTTCGTGGACCTGGGGACCAACTCGCAAAACATGTACGAGGAGACGTTGGAGAGGCCCTTTTTGGAAATATCCAGAAACTATTATAAGCAAGAGGCCGAATTTTACATTTCTCAGTACGACTGTTCTCAGTTTTTGAAGAGAGTCGAGATGCGCTTGAAGGAAGAGCGCTGTCGTGTTCAGAGCTACTTCGACAGTCAGACAGAGGCAAAAATTATAGATGTGGTGAAGGACACGCTGATCGCGAGTCACTTGAAGGCGCTTTTTGAGATGGAGGGGAACGAGGTCTGTTTGTTGAGGGACGACCGCATAGACGATCTCAGGCGCATGTATACGCTTTTCAAGTTGGTGTCGAGGGGGCACTTGATGATGAAGAATACCATGTCGAACTACCTGAAAAAGTGTGGGTACGAAATTGTGAACACCGAGGAGTACAAGGGCAAGGACAACACGTATATACCGGCACTTCTGAAGCTGAAGGCGAAGTTTGATTACATATTGGAGCACGCTTTTGAAAACAACAGCGATTTTCACCACGCGCTGAACCAGGCGTTTGAGTACATTTTGAATTTGGATTCGCACGCGCCGGAGTATTTGAGTCTCTACATAGACGAGTTGCTACGAAAGGGGTTCAAAGAGATCGGCGAGGTGGAGGTCGATAAGATTCTCGACAACGTGATGGCCCTGTTTcggttcattcaagagaaagacgtGTTTGAGCGGTACTACAAGCAGCATTTGGCTAAGAGGCTGTTGTCGAACCGCGTTGGAAGCGAGATTGAGAAGGGTGTCATTTCGCGCCTGAAAAACGAGTGCGGATATCAGTTTACCTCCAAGCTGGAAGGGATGTTCAACGACATCAACACGAGCTGTGACACGACGGCCGTATTCAAGAACTACCTAGAGAAGTCCGGAAAAACACCACTGTTGAACGGGATTGATTTGAACGTTCACGTTTTGACGATGGGCTTTTGGCCCATGCATTTGGTGTATGCCAGGTGTATTGTGCCCGCGGAACTCGAGATTTGCTGCAACACTTTCAACCAGTTTTATTACGATAATCACACTGGGAGGCGCTTGTCGTGGATAATGCACATGGGGACTGCCGATTTGCGCGCTCACTTCGATGCGCGAAGACACGAGTTGAGCGTTTTGACGATTCAGATGTGCATCCTTTTGTTGTTCAACCGCCACGACACGCTGacccttccggaaatccaagaCTCCGTTGGGCTCTCCGGATCCGAGCTGTCTCGTCACTTGGCGACGTTGTCCCACAGTCGACACAGGGTTTTGATTAAGGAGGAGCCGGCCGACGGCCCGACTCGGTACACTTTCAACTCGAAATTCAAGCACAAGCTCCATTGCGTCAAGATCATGCACGTGATGAAGAAGGAGACCGACAGCGAGCGAGAGATCACCAAAAAGAGCGTAGAGGAAGACCGCAACTTTTTGATCGAGGCGGCGATTGTTAGGACGATAAAGATGCGCAAGTCCATCGAGCACAACCATTTGGTCCTCGAAGTGACGAGACAGCTGTCTTCCAGGTTCCGACCCAACCCCGCCCTGATCAAGAAGCGCATTGAGCTGCTTATCGAAAGAGAGTACATGGAGCGGTCCCCCCAAGACAAAAATGTATATATCTATTTGGCGTGA